Within the Deinococcus detaillensis genome, the region CGGCCTGTTCACGGGTCAGTTGATGAGCGTGGCCGAATCGGATTCGCTGCTCCCCTGGCAAGCCCGGCGCGTCCTGCGGCTGGAAGCGGTGCTGGCCGGATTGGTTTGGCAACATGACCGCGTCCCCGATTTGCTTCACTCGTTTGAATCGCATCTGCGGCAAGTCGCCCCCACACTGGCCGGACTCAAGAGCGTCATCGCTTACCGCACCGGGCTGGCGGTGGAGAAGTGGGACGCGGGCGAGGTGCAGGCTGCTTACGACGCCCTCAAACGCGACTTGAAAACAGGTGAGACACCAAAACTCACCAGCAAGCCACTTCTGGACACAGCGCTGCTGCTGGCCTTGCGAGTAGCACGTGACGTGGATTTGCCCGTCCAGTTTCACACCGGCTACGGCGATCCTGACCTTGATTTGCGCCTCGCCAATCCGCTCCATCTGCGCTCCCTGTTTGAAGACCCCGATTTGCGCGGCCTCAAAATCGTGATGCTGCATTGCTACCCGTTTACCCGCGAGGCGGGCTACCTCGCCAGCGTCTACCCCGGCGCGTACCTCGATCTCAGCCTGAGCATTCCCTTCCTCAGTCAGCACGGCATGAGGACACACGTCCATGAGGCGCTGCACCTCTCGCCGCTGAGCAAACTCCTGTTTGCCACCGACGCCTCGCGCACGCCGGAGCTGTTTTATCTGGGCGCTCGCTGGGGCCGCCGGATGCTGGGCGAGGTGCTGGACGACACCGTGCGGGTGGGCGATTTGACGGCCAACGAGGCTGAGGAAGCCGCCGTGATGCTGTTGCGTGGAAATGCTTCGGCGCTGTATCCGGCTCCTGTGCAGCTAACGGCGCCCACACAGGCTCAGGCGTGACCACGCTGCCCGTCGTCAAAACCGCGCCCGCTGCAAAAACGCGCTCGGTGGCCTGGCGGCGCTTCTCACGTGACCGGGCCGCCTTGACCGGACTCGTCATCTGCATTTTGATCGTGCTGGCCGCGCTGCTGGCTCCCTGGCTTTCGCCACACGATCCCAATTTTCAGTTCCCTGACGGCCTCTCTCTGGAGGGTGCACCCCAGTCGCCCAGCCGCACCTTTCTGCTGGGCACCGACCTGCTAGGGCGCGATCTGCTCTCGCGGCTGCTGTGGGGGGCGCGGGCGTCTCTCTTGGTGGGCGTGCTCGCCAACGGGCTGGCGGTCATCATCGGCGTGCTGCTGGGCGCACTCGGCGGACTGTGGCGCGGTGTGGTTGGCACCCTGATCATGCGCTTTACCGACGTGATGATGGCCTTCCCAGTGCTGCTCCTCGCCATCGCTCTGACCGCCATCCTGCGCCCCAGCTTGTGGATCGTGACTTTGGTGATCGCGCTGCTCAACTGGGTGGCGGTGGCGCGGGTCATCTATGCGCAGGTCGTTTCGCTACGCGAGCGCGAATTCGTGGAAGCGGCGCAGGCGGTGGGCGCGTCCGGCACCCGGGTTCTGTTCCGACATGTCGCGCCGCACCTGCTGCCCACCGCGCTGGTGTGGGGGTCGCTGGGCATCGGCACCACCGTACTGTTAGAAGCCACGCTGTCCTTTCTGGGTGTGGGCGTGCAGCCGCCGACGCCGAGTTGGGGCGGCATCATCAATGAGTCACAGAGTTACCTGACCACCGCGCCCTGGCTGGTGCTGTTTCCCGGCGCGGCCATTTTGCTCACCTCGCTGGGCTTCAATCTGCTGGGCGAGGGCCTGCGCGACGCGCTCGATCCCAACGGGAACGGCTGATGCTGCCGTTCGCCGCCTCGCGGGTGATGCAGAGCTTGTTTGTGCTGCTGATCGCCTCGGTGATGACCTTCAGCTTGATTTTTTTGCTGCCTGCCGACCCAGCCCGCTTGGTCGCCGGGCCGAGCGCCAGCGTTCAGACCGTCAACAGCATCCGGCGCGAGCTGGGATTAGATCAGCCGTTCGCCGCCCAGTACGCGCAGTACCTCGGGAAGTTGCTGCAAGGCGATCTGGGCCGCTCCTACAAGCAGCAGTCCAGCGTGCGCGAGTTGCTGGCCTCGCGCATCTGGCCGACCACTCAACTGATGCTGGGGGCCATCGCCCTGGAGCTGCTGCTCGGCCTGCCGCTGGGCATCTGGGCAGCGCTCAGGCGCGGGCGCTGGCCCGACCGGGTGGTGATGGGCTTCGCCTTTCTGGGAGCCTCTGCGCCGCAGTTCTGGCTGGGCCTGAGCTTAGTCTACTTGCTGGCTTACGGCCTGAACCTCTTTCCGCTGGGCGGCTACGGCGGACTGTCGCACCTGTTCTTGCCCGCCCTTACCCTTGGGCTGGGCGGCGCGGGCTGGTACGCACGGGTGATCCGCTCCAGTTTGCTGGAGGTGCTGGCCCGCGATTATGTCCGCACCGCCCGCGCCAAAGGCCTATCACCCTCACGGGTGGTGATTCGCCACGCCCTGCGCAACGCCGTACCGCCCATCATCAGCATGATCGGATTGGATATCGGCGTGTTCATGGGCGGGGTGGTGGTGGTGGAAAGCGTCTTCGGTTGGCCGGGCTTAGGGCGACTCGTCTGGGACGCCATCCGGGTGGTCGATCTTCCGGTCATCGTGGGGGTTGTCATCTTCAGCGCCGTCGTCATCACGCTTGCCAACCTGCTGGCCGACCTCGTTCAGCTCGTCATTGATCCGCGTATTCGCTACTCGTAGTTCCGTTTCCAAAGGAGAAATTATGAAAACACTGACCACAACGGCGCTCCTCGGTTTGACCCTTTTGCTCGGCGGCGCTCTGGCCGCGCCGGGCGGCAACATCACCGTCTCTTACAAAGATGACGTGACCACCCTCGACCCAGCAGTGGGCTACGACTACCAAAACTGGCCGATGGAGAAGATGGTCTTCGACGCTCTGCTGGACTACAAACCCGGCTCCACGACGCTGACGCCGCGCCTGGCCGCCAAGATGCCGGACGTTTCCAAAGACGGCAAGACGTATACCTTCACCCTGCGCAAAGGCGTCAAGTTCCAGAACGGGCGGGTGATGACGGCGGACGACGTGAAATACACCCTGGAGCGCGTCCTCAACCCCAAAACCAAGAGTCCGGGCCAGAGCTTTTACACCGGGATCGCGGGCGCACAGGCGTTCGTGGACGGCAAGGCCAAGGCGGTCTCGGGCATCACCGTGCTGGCCCCTGACAAGCTGCGGATCACGCTGGACGCGCCCAACGCCGCTTTCCTCAACATCATGGCCATGAACTTCGCTTTCATCGTACCCAAGGAGGCGGTCGCCAGCGCCGGAGAGGATTTTGGCCACAAGCCCGTCGGCACCGGGCCGTTTACCCTCAAGTTGTGGGTCAACGGACAGCAGCTCGTGTTTGAACGCAATCCCAATTACTTCATGCCGGGCTTGCCGCAACTTGCCAGCGTCACCGTCAAGGTCGGCCTCGACCCCAGCGTGGCTTACCTCAGCCTCCAGCGCGGCGAGATCGATCTGCTCGGTGACGGCATTCCGCCCGCTCAGTTTCTGCAAGTCACCCGTGATCCTAAGCTCAAGGCCAGCGTGGTGTCCAAGACTTCAGTCAACACCACCTACCTGAGCCTCAACACCGGCATCAAGCCGCTCAACGACCTGCGGGTGCGTCAGGCCATTAACATGGCAGTCGACAAAACCAAGATTTTGCGGATCATCAACGGGCGCGGTGAGATTGCCAAAGGCGTGCTGCCGCCGCTGATGCCCGGCTACGACAAGACTGAAGCGGGGTACGCTTACGACCCGGTTAAAGCCAAAGCGCTGCTGGCGGCGGCGGGCCTGAAGTCCGGCTTCGACACCACGCTCTACACCACCTCCACCGACCCAAATCCGCGTATCGCCCAGAGCATCCAGCAAGACCTCGCCCAGATCGGCGTGCGGGTACAGCTCAAGAGCCTGGCTCAGAGCAGCGTGATCGACGCGGCGGGTACGCCCAAGACGGCGGCGATGGTCTGGTCAGGCGGGCTGGCCTGGACGCAGGACTATCCCGATCCCAGTGATTTTTACTGGCCGATCTTGTCGTGCAAAAGTGCGGTGCAGGGCGGCTGGAACTGGCCTTTCATCTGTGACAAAGCGCTGGACGCCCGCGCCGACAAAGCCGATAGGATGGTGGCCCCGGCTCAGCAAGCGGCCCGCCTGAAAGAATACGCCAGCATTTTCGCCGCCATGAACAAGCAGGCCGCGTGGGTGCCAGTCTTCCACGAGGTGCGCTACACCATGAAGTCTGATCGTCTGGTGGGCAGCGTGGACGATCTGCTTGACCCGACGCACTTCATCAATTACGAGCGGCTGTCGGTCAAATAAAGACCGCGCTGGGCCGACCGTAAGAAGACCGAGCAAGCGCTTGTGGGGAGAGGCGGTGTCATCTCTTTTCCCACAAGCCGCCCGCCACAAATGCAATGGCAAGGAGCAACATGACCGCCAGACCAAAATGCACCATCCACGATCACCATTACGGCTGGGACAACAGCCTAGCGCCCGCTTTGGAAGTCGAGAGCGGCGAGACCATCGAATTTGAAGTCGTCGATTCCGGCGGCGGCCAGTTCACGCCCGCGTCCACCTCCGCCGACGTGACCGCGCTGGACTTCTCCAAGATCAATCCGGTCACTGGCCCGGTGTACGTCCACGGCGCAGAGCCGGGCGACGCCCTGCAAGTCGAGATTTTGGAGTTCCGGCCCTCCGGCTTCGGCTGGACGGCGATCATTCCCGGTTTCGGGCTACTAGCCGATGAATTTTCCGAGCCGTACCTCAAGCTATGGAATTACACCGACACTTCAGCGGAGTTTCATCACGGCATTCAGGTGCCGGTGCGTCCCTTTCCTGGCACCATCGGCAACGCGCCCGCTGAGGCTGGCCATCACAGCGTCGTGCCGCCGAGAGCGGTGGGCGGCAACATGGACATCCGCGATCTGACGGCAGGCAGCACCCTCCACCTGCCCGTCGCGGTCAAGGGCGCACTCTTCTCGGTGGGCGACACCCACGCGGCCCAGGGCGACGGTGAGGTGTGCGGGACGGCGATTGAATCGGCCATGCACATCACGCTGCGTTTTACCTTGAAAAAGGCTGCGAAGCTGAGAACGCCGCGCTTCTCCACGCCCGGCCCGGTCACCGCACATATCGACCAGAAGGGCTATCAGGTGACGACTGGCATCGGCCCCGACCTGTACGCCGCCGCGCAGGACGCCACCCGCAACATGATTGAGCTGATGATGGCCGAGTACGCTCTCAGCGCCCAGGACGCTTACCTGCTGTGCAGCGTGTGCGCCGACCTGCGCATCAGCGAAATTGTGGACGCCCCCAACTGGCTGGTCGGGCTGTACTTGCCAAAGAGTATTTTCAGTTAGAGCCTCTAGGAGGAGCTTCGTAGGCTGCTCCCGGCGACAGGCCCGTGAGGACGCCTGTCATCGGGAATACGCCAGTCCTCAGTCGTCCCAGACGATCACCACTTTGCCAGTCTTGCCAGTATCGAAGGTTTCGTAAGCGCTCTGGGCTTGTTCCAGCGTGAAGCGGTGCGTCACCGTGACTTCAGGGTGCAGCTTCCAGCGCTCCAGCAACTCCACCAAGCGCTGCATTTGCCCAATGCTGCACACCCACGACCCCAGCAGGCTCAGCTGCTTGTGAATCAGCAGCGGGCTGGGCTCAAAATTGAGGGTGCCGCCCTCGCCCACCAGCACCACCCGTCCCCACGTCCTTGCCGCCTCCAAGCACAGGTGCCGCGCTGACGCTACGCCCGAGCAATCGAAGGCCACTTCAAAGCCGCGCTGCCCGCTGAGTGCCATCAACTGCTCCAAGGCGTCCTCACCGGGTTCGGCGATCTGTTCAAAGCCCAGCGAGCGGGCCAGTTCACGCCGTTCTGCGACGCCCTCGACGCCCACCACCTCGGCACCGAGGGCGCGGCAGAGTAGGGCCACACTCAGTCCCACTGGGCCAAGTCCGGTGATCAGCACCCGGTCTTTTCCAGAGACGGCGGCCCGCTCGCAGGCGGCAAAAGCGGTGCCGAACCCGCAGGCGATGATGGCTCCGTCCACGTAGCTGAGCGAGTCGGACAGCCGGACGAGGGTGCGCTCCTCGGCCAGCAGGTACGGCGCGTGGCCGCCGTCGCGCTGCCAGCCGTAAGCGGCCCGCTGCGGCGAGGTACATGAGATCATGTATCCGGCGCGGCAATCGTCGCAGGCCCCGCATCCGGCGATGTGATACAGCACCACCCTATCGCCCGGTGCAAAGGTTTTCACGCCCAGCCCTACCTCCTCCACCACGCCGCAGGGTTCATGTCCGGCGATCACGCCCCGGTACGCCTCGGGGCCATGTCCCTGATCCTTGGGCCGGTAAATGGCCCTGAGGTCGCTGCCACACAAGCTCGACGCCTTCATCCTCACCAGCACCTGACCGGCCTGCGGCCGAGGAATGGGCAGATCACGAAATTCGAATTGCCGCTCACCCGGCAGCACCACGCCCCGCATTGTCGTCATTGACTCTCCTTATTGGGGTCAGCTGCTTGCACTTCCAGAACTGGTTATTAGAAAATTTGTCGTAAAAGTTACAAAACTTTTATGACCGAGCGGAGCGAGTGAAATACGTGCTAGAGCAGATGGGAGTGGAATTGGTGGGGTTCTTTTCCACAACAATGGAACGGACGAATGCTCTAGTCCACTGCGCTGAGTTCAGAGCCTCAACTCATTTGGCCTACAACGTCAGCGGGCAAGGCGTCAGGGCTTGGCCATCACTGGAATCGGCAATGTCAGCGCCTTGCCGCCCCAGTCTTGGCGCATCCAAGCCCAATCCGGCTCATCCACGGGCGGCGTGCTTCTGGCCCCGCCGAGCGCTTCACCGGCCATAAAATTGAGGTAGTAGACATTGCTGCCGGGAGCCGCCGCCACCGGATGATACCCGCGCGGGCTGAGAATGAGGTCGCCGTCACGGGCAATCAGCGCTTCGTCGTAGGCGTCTTCAGGGCTGTAATTGCGGTGAATCGCCCAGCCGTGTTCTGGTTGAATGCGGTAATGGTAGGTTTCTTCGATGTAGAGACTGCCGTGCTGGCCGTCGTGCCGGTGCGGGGGCCAGCCGCTCCAGTTGCCGCTGGGGGTGTAGACCTCATAGATCAGCAGCCGCTCGGCCAACTGGTCAGGGCCGAGCAGGTGGCTGACTTGCCGAGCAGCGTTGGCTCCGCCGCGCATCTCCACTTTGATGTCTTGTGGCCGGATGACTCGCGCCGGGTATTGCCCGGTTGCCGGTGCGCCGCCGTGAGCGAAGGTGCCGCTGCCCGACACCGTGTAATGGGTGTGCGGCGGCAGGTAAACCACCGTCGGCAATTCTTCAAAGACACCTACTCTGGAGAGGTCGTGTTCTTCTTCTCCGAAACGGACACTCAAACGGCCAGATTGCGGCACGATGGCGACCTCGTTCTCGCCGCTGTTGCCCTCAAAACTCGCGCCGTCGAGCGTCATCACACCGAACGAAAGATACGTCCAGCCCGCGCTCTGGGGCGTGACGCTGAGGCTGCCGCCTGCGCCGGGCTTGAGATGGGTTCCCGCGATGTTCACGGGTTAGCCTGAACGTCTTGCACCCGCACTGGGCGATCTTCCTTGAGACTCTGGGTGCAGGCCAGCGCCAGCCGCAAGGATTCCAGCGCGTCGTGGGTGCCGGGATTAGGCGATTGGCCCGCCTGCAACGACGCGACGAAGGCGGCGATCTCAGCGCGGTAGGCGTCTTTGAAGCGGTCCATGAAAAAGTGGTAGTGATCCATCTTGACGCTCTCGCCGTATGCCAGCAGCGGCGTTTTGGGGGTGGCGTCCAGCACGAACTTGCCACCGGAGCCGAAGATTTCGGTGCGGACATCGTAGCCGTACACCGCGCGGCGCGAGTTCTGAATCACGCCCTGAGCGCCGCCGACAAACTTGAGCAGCACGGTGGTGGTGTCGGCGTCGCCCATCTCGGCGATGGCCGGGTCAACTTTGGCGTCCCCGATGGCGATAACTTCTTCCACCTCGCCCACCAAGAAGCGGGCAATATCGAGGTCGTGAATGGCTTGATCCAGAAAAATCCCACCCGACACTTTTAGATATTCCAGTGGCGGCGGGGCGGGGTCGCGTCCAGTGGCGGCAAACTGCTCGATGGTGCCGAGTTCGCCCGCCTCGATGCGCTGCTTGGCCTGAGCAAAGGCCACGTCAAATCGCCGCTGGAAGCCGATCTGAAACGGCACGCCGCATTCCTGCACAATTTTCATGACCCGCTCAGTTTCCACGAGGTCTGCTGCCACAGGCTTCTCGCAGAAGATGGCTTTTCCTGCTTTAGCAGCGGCCTCAATCAGTGCCGCGTGGGTGCTGGTCGGCGTCACGATAATCACCGCCTGCACCTGCGGGTCGTGGATGGCGTCCAGTGGGTCGGCGTAAACCTGATCGGCCCGCAGCAGCCCAGCCAGAGCCTGCGCGGCGTCTGGCAGCGGATCAGCCACCGCAACCACCCGAGTTCTCGGCAGGCCCAGCAGCGCCTGGCCATGTTCGCGGCCCATGCGCCCCGCGCCCAGCAAGGCAAAACGAATCGGGGCGTCGGTGTAAGGGTTGGGTTGTTTCATGACTTGTTCTCCTTGGATATCGGTCTTTGGATTGACTGACGGTTAATGACGGCCTGAGCTTCGTCCCAAGTTGGCGCGAAGTGCGAGCAGCCGATCTCGCCCACCACCACCGCGCCGCAGGCATTGCCCAGGCGGGCGGCTTCCTGCCAGTTCAGCCCGCGCAGCCGCCCGGCAATCAGCCCGCCCGCGAAGGCGTCACCCGCGCCCAGCACACTGATAATCTCAACCGGAAAACCTAAAACGGGCAGGGGAGAGCGGCCCCGCTCGAAGACGGTGCAGCCCCGCGCTCCCTCTTTGCGGATGACCACGCCCACTTCTGCGAGGAGCGCGGTGGTGTTGGCCTCCAAGTCACCCGCGATTTCCGGCGCAGTGTACTGGCTGTGCTTAACGACGACCTGCGACGAGTTCGTCAGCAGCGCGGCGTTGATCTCCTCTTCGGTGCCCAAAATGACGTCCACATCGCGCAGGACCGCCCGAACATTCAGCCCAAACGCCATCGGATCGGGCCACTGATCGGCGCGGAAGTCGAGGTCGAGGTAAACGGTGACGCCCGCCGACTTAGCTCGCCGAGCGGCGCTGAGGGTGGCCGAGCGGCTGGGCTCCCGCGCCAGCGCCGAGCCGTTGATGACCAGAGCACGGGCCTGCTCGATGGGAGCCGCCGACACATCCGCGATGCTGAGCTGGGTGTCTGCCGGGTTGTCACGGTAAAAGGTGATTGGGAATTTGTCGGGCGGCAAGATCGCCAGCAGCACGGCGGGCGTGCGGGTGCCGGGCTTGCGCGGTATATAGCGGGTGTCCACTTTCTCGCGCTCCAAGCCCGCCAGTACGAAGTCGCCCACCTGATCTTCGCCCACCGCCGTCAGCAGAGCTGCCTTGACGCCGAGACGGCTGGCTCCCACCGCGATATTCAGCGGGCTGCCGCCCAGATAAGCATTGAACTGCTGAATGTCAGGGAAGGCCGCGCCGACATTGTTGGAATACAAATCGATGGAGCAGCGGCCCAGCGTGAACAGTTCTACGGCTTGGACTTGGTCGCTCACTCGGACACCGAAGGGGCTTCCAAGCTCCGCAGATACTCTCGGTTGGCCGTAGCGCTCACCAGCGGCTCGCCCATACCCGGCAACACGTCTTGCTCCACTGTGACCCAGCCCCGATAACTGCTGGCGTGCAGAGCGTTTAGCACTGCCCCAAACGGCACCACGCCCTGACCAAGTTCGCAGAAGACGCCCGCGCCCACCGCGTCCTTGTAGGCCATGCCAATTTGCCGCGCTTTGGCTGCCACCTCGGCGCTCATATCTTTGAAATGCACGTACCAGATGCGCTTCCGGTGGGTGTTAAGCAGATCCAAAACGGTGGCCGGGTCGCTGCCACCACTGCCGTACAGCGCGTGCCCGGTGTCGTAGACCAGCCCAATCAAGTCGGGGTCGGTGCGGGCCAGAAACTCAGCGATTTCGGCGGGCGTTTCTACATAGCCGCCGCAGTGGTGGTGAAACACCGTCCTTAATCCGGTCTGCTCCCGCACCGCTCTGGAGATCCGTTCGGCTCCCTGAGCGAAATGTGTCCAGCCTTCTTCATCCAGCGAAAGGTCTGCGGTGATGCGTCCAGCATTCCCGGAGCGGGCCACGTCGCGGCTGTGTTCATCAGCCAATACCACCAGCGGCTGCCAGTTGGGGTCGCCCAGATCGGCCACCGCCGCCAGCTGACGCGCCACCCGCAGCACCCGCGCTTCTCCCTCGGCGTGGGCAGCGGGGTCGCGCAGATACACACCCTCGTAAGCGCCCAGCATGGTTAGGTGCCGAGAGGTCAGGGCCGCTCGCAAGTCGGCCAAGTCGGTAGGCAGGTAACCGTAGTCGCCAAGTTCGGTGCCGCTGTACCCGGCCTGCACCAGTTCGTCCAGCATCTGCACAGCAGGAACGCCCGCTCCGAAGCCCTCAATGGTGCCCCAGGAGCACGGCGCGTTGCCAAAATGAATTTTCTGTTCGGTCATGCCTTTTCCTCTATCTGTGTGGGTGTAAATATCCGCACCTGTTTTTCCAAATTTTGGCGATAAGCGGCGTGGGTGGCGTTCACGGCGGCCTGCCCCGACACCTCGGCAATCGGCACGTCCCACCAACTCTCAAAGCCCGGCACCCGTTCGCGCAGATTGACCGGCACCACGATCACCTGCACGCCGCCTTCTTGCTCGGCGGTCTCCAACGCTTCCTGTAGGGCGTCCAGCGTTTCGGCTTGCCTCGCTTGCGCCCCCAGTCCACGGGCATGTTGCACGAAGTCCAGCTTGACGATTGATCCATCGGTTCGCCCCGTTTTGGGGTCGCGGTGGCGCAGTTCGTTGTTGAAACTGGGGCTGCCAGATTCCATCTGGAGGCCGCGAATGCTCATGAAAGCGCGGTTGTCCACCAGCACCACCGTCAGGCTCAGGTTCTCGGCCACCGCCGTGACCAGTTCGCTGTTCATCATCAGGTAGCTGCCGTCACCGACCATTACCACCACCCGCCGCGAAGGCTCGGCCAGCTTGACGCCCAGCCCCGCCGGAATCTCATAGCCCATGCAAGAATATCCGTACTCCACGTGGTAACTCTTGGGATCCTCGGCCCGCCACAGCCGCACGAGGTCGCCCGGCAAGCTGCCTGCCGCGCAGATGACAGTGGCGTAGCCGCCCACCACGTCGTTGACGCGCCCGATCACACTGCCCTGCGAGGGGGGAGTGCTGCCGCTGTCCCGGCGTTGCTCATCCACGGCGGCGTCCCACTGACTTTTCAGATCGGTGACTTCGCGGGTGTACTCGGCGTCTACCTGATAGCTGCCCAGCGCCCCCAGCAGCGTTTCCAGACCCGTGCGGGCGTCGGCGACCAGGCTCAGCGCTCCCAGTTTGGCGGCGTCCATTGCCGCGACGTTCAGTCCGATCACCTTGACCTCTGGGTTCTGGAAGGCCGTTTTGCTGGCGGTCACGAAGTCGCCCAGCCGCGTGCCCACCGCCAGAATCAAATCGGCGTCGCGGGCCAGCCGGTTGGCAGCCAGTCCCCCGATGCTGCCGACTGGCCCAGCGTTCTGTGTGTGGTCCCAGCGCACCGCTCCCTTCCCGGCCTGCGACTCGCAGAAGGGAATGCCGGTGGCCTCAACGAGTGCGGCCAGTGCGTCCTGCGCCCCGCTGTAGATCACGCCGCCGCCGCCCACGATCAGCGGGCGCTTGGCTGAGCGGATCAGCGCCGCCGCCTGCTGAATCAAGTCCGACTCGGGCGGCGGTCTGCGAATGCGCCAGATTCGCTCCACAAAAAAGGCGGCGGGCCAATCATAGGCCTCGGCCTGCACATCCTCTGGCAAGCTCAGCACCACCGCGCCCGTCTCGGCGGGGTCAGTCAGCACCCGCAGGGCTTCGGGCAGCGCCGAGAGGAGTTGCTCTGGGCGCGAGATGCGGCTGTAAAATTTGCTGACGGGCCGAAAGCAGTCGTTGACCGACAGGTCGTGTTCAGATGGATGTTCCAACCCCTGTAACACCGGATCGGGAATGCGGTTGGCGAAGTGGTCGCTGGGCAGCAGCAGCACCGGCAAGCGGTTGACTGTAGCCAGCGCAGCACCAGTAATCATATTGGTGCTGCCCGGCCCCACGCTGGCAGTGCAGGCGTAGGTCGCCAGCCGGTTTTTATGCCGGGCGAACGCCGAGGCGATATGCACCATGCCCTGCTCGTTTTGCGGGCGATAGGTGGGTAAGTTCAGAGCGTCGCCGTATTCCTCCAACGCCTGCCCTAATCCTGCCACGTTGCCATGCCCGAAGATGCCCCAGACGCCGGGGATCAGCCGCTGACGTAACCCGTCCTGCTCGCTGTACTGCGCTGCCAGCACCCGGATCAGCGCTTGCGCAACGGTCAGGCGAATCGTTTTTTCTGTGTTCATGCTGACTCCACTTGCTCCATCCATTCCCTCCCGAACTCCTGAACCCGCACCGTTTCGCCGCTGACCAGCGCGTGCTGCGCGGCCAGAGCCAGCCTGAGCGAATGAAGCGCGTCTCGCACTGAGGGTGTCAATGTGCGGCCCGCCTGCACCCCCTCAGCAAAAGCAGTGATCTCGGCGGCGTAGGCCTCGGCAAAGCGCTCGCTGAAGTGGCGGGGGCGGTCATGATGCACGCCCGCCGCATCGTACACGCTCAAATCCGGCTGCTTGTCACGCTCGATGTGCAGCCGCCCGCGCTCGCCCAGTACTTCAGTGCGGATGTCGTAGCCGTAGGCGGTTCGCAGGCCAACTTCCAGCGTGCCAAGTGCACCGTTCTCAAATCTCAGCAGCGCCACTGCCGTGTCGTGTTCGCCGTGCTGGGCCAGTTCAGGCTTGACAATCGCCCCGCCGATGGCCCGCACCTCGGCCACCTCGCCCACCATAAAGCGGGCCAAGTCAAGGTCATGGCCGCCCATGTCTACCAGCAAGCCGCCTGCGCCGACCAAGTATTCGGTGGGCGGCGGTTCAGGGTCGCGGCCCACCGCCCTAAATCCTTCTAGTCGCCCCAGATCGCCCGCGTCTATCCGTGCTTTGGCGCTGACATAAGCCGGATCGTAGCGGCGCTGAAAGCCCACCTGATTCGGCACGCCCGCCGCTTCCACCGCTCTGACGGCGCGAACGGCGTCTTCTAAAGTTTTGGCGAGTGGCTTCTCGCTAAAAATGGCTTTGCCTGCTCTGGCCGCTGCTTCGATGGTGTCGGCGTGGGTTCCAGCGGGCGTGCTGATGAGGACGGCTTGTACATCCGGCTGCGACAAGACTTCTTCCAAACTGGTGCTGGCCCGTGCGCCGAGTTGCGCGGCCACTCTCTCCGCATTCTGGGCATTTACGTCCATCACCCAAGTGACTTGAACGCCGCTGAGCCGGGTGAGGACATTGGCGTGCGCCTGCCCCATCCGGCCCGCCCCGATCAGGGCGCACTGCAAGACGGGCTTCATCGTTTGACTTCTGGATGTGTGAAGGAGGGAAAGCAGAGCGTGGTCTTGATCATCAACAAACTCCAGAGTTGAATTG harbors:
- the iolG gene encoding inositol 2-dehydrogenase, whose translation is MKPVLQCALIGAGRMGQAHANVLTRLSGVQVTWVMDVNAQNAERVAAQLGARASTSLEEVLSQPDVQAVLISTPAGTHADTIEAAARAGKAIFSEKPLAKTLEDAVRAVRAVEAAGVPNQVGFQRRYDPAYVSAKARIDAGDLGRLEGFRAVGRDPEPPPTEYLVGAGGLLVDMGGHDLDLARFMVGEVAEVRAIGGAIVKPELAQHGEHDTAVALLRFENGALGTLEVGLRTAYGYDIRTEVLGERGRLHIERDKQPDLSVYDAAGVHHDRPRHFSERFAEAYAAEITAFAEGVQAGRTLTPSVRDALHSLRLALAAQHALVSGETVRVQEFGREWMEQVESA